A window from Pseudooceanicola algae encodes these proteins:
- a CDS encoding DUF883 family protein, giving the protein MAEASIAKTSADEKNPNGPTDSADVQAQLRELRNDVSELTKLLGEYGQAQKSYYTGAARAKAEQLKGDAEASYFKAEEQAREAYAQAESKIRENPGASVAIASGVGFLVGLLMSRR; this is encoded by the coding sequence ATGGCCGAGGCCAGCATTGCGAAAACGAGCGCTGACGAGAAGAACCCGAACGGACCGACGGATAGCGCCGATGTCCAGGCGCAGTTGCGTGAACTGCGCAACGATGTCTCCGAGCTGACAAAACTGCTTGGGGAATACGGACAGGCGCAGAAAAGCTATTACACCGGAGCTGCCCGTGCCAAGGCCGAGCAGTTGAAAGGCGACGCCGAAGCGAGCTATTTCAAGGCCGAGGAACAGGCGCGCGAAGCCTATGCCCAGGCGGAAAGCAAGATCCGCGAAAATCCGGGCGCATCGGTCGCGATTGCCTCCGGTGTCGGCTTTCTCGTCGGTCTGCTGATGTCGCGGCGCTAA
- the adh gene encoding aldehyde dehydrogenase, which translates to MNQMVQFADHFTSPFRTRYDNYIGGTFVPPVGGQYFDNITPITGEVVCQIARSGAADVDLALDAAHAAKGAWGRTSAAERSNLLLKVADVIEANLNLIASAETWDNGKPIRETMNADIPLAIDHFRYFAGVLRGQEGSMSEIDADTVAYHYHEPLGVVGQIIPWNFSILMAAWKLAPALAAGNCVVLKPAEQTPAAILVLAELIGDLLPAGVLNIVNGYGAEVGAPLAKSNRIAKIAFTGSTATGRMIMKYATENLIPVTLELGGKSPNIFFSDVMARDDAFLDKAIEGFVLFAFNQGEVCTCPSRALIQEDIYEAFIERAIERVKAIKQGDPRLPDTMVGAQASAEQQEKILSYLQIGVEEGAQVLTGGAAADVGADLAKGYYIQPTILKGHNKMRVFQEEIFGPVVSVTTFKDEAEAMEIANDTMYGLGAGVWSRDMNTCYRFGRGVEAGRVWVNNYHAYPAHAAFGGYKQSGIGRENHKMMLDHYQQTKNMLVSYNPNKLGFF; encoded by the coding sequence ATGAACCAGATGGTGCAATTCGCGGACCATTTCACATCGCCGTTCCGCACGCGGTACGACAATTACATCGGGGGCACCTTCGTGCCCCCGGTCGGCGGGCAGTATTTCGACAATATCACCCCCATCACAGGCGAGGTCGTCTGCCAGATCGCCCGCTCTGGCGCGGCGGACGTGGACCTGGCGCTGGATGCCGCCCATGCCGCGAAAGGGGCCTGGGGCAGGACATCGGCCGCGGAACGGTCCAACCTGCTGCTGAAGGTTGCCGATGTGATCGAGGCGAACCTGAACCTGATCGCCTCGGCCGAGACCTGGGACAACGGCAAGCCGATCCGCGAGACGATGAATGCCGACATTCCGCTGGCCATCGACCATTTCCGCTATTTCGCCGGGGTGCTGCGCGGGCAGGAAGGCTCCATGTCGGAAATCGACGCGGATACGGTGGCCTATCATTACCACGAACCGCTTGGGGTGGTCGGGCAGATCATCCCGTGGAACTTCTCGATCCTGATGGCCGCGTGGAAGCTGGCGCCGGCGCTGGCGGCGGGTAATTGCGTGGTGCTCAAGCCGGCCGAACAGACCCCGGCGGCGATCCTCGTGCTGGCCGAGCTGATCGGTGACCTGCTGCCCGCCGGTGTGCTGAACATCGTCAACGGCTACGGGGCCGAGGTCGGCGCGCCGCTGGCAAAGTCCAACCGGATCGCCAAGATCGCCTTTACCGGATCGACCGCGACGGGGCGGATGATCATGAAATACGCCACCGAGAACCTGATCCCCGTGACGCTGGAACTGGGGGGCAAATCGCCCAACATCTTCTTCAGCGACGTGATGGCAAGGGACGATGCCTTTCTCGACAAGGCAATCGAGGGCTTCGTGCTGTTCGCCTTCAACCAGGGCGAGGTCTGCACCTGTCCGTCCCGTGCGCTGATCCAGGAAGACATCTACGAGGCCTTCATCGAACGTGCCATCGAACGGGTGAAGGCCATCAAGCAGGGCGACCCCCGCCTGCCCGACACCATGGTCGGGGCGCAGGCCAGCGCCGAGCAGCAGGAAAAGATCCTGTCCTACCTGCAGATCGGCGTCGAAGAGGGCGCGCAGGTGCTGACGGGCGGTGCGGCGGCCGATGTGGGCGCGGACCTTGCCAAAGGGTACTATATCCAGCCGACGATCCTGAAGGGGCACAACAAGATGCGCGTCTTCCAGGAGGAAATCTTTGGCCCGGTGGTCTCGGTCACCACCTTCAAGGACGAAGCCGAAGCCATGGAGATCGCCAATGACACGATGTACGGCCTTGGCGCCGGTGTCTGGTCGCGCGACATGAACACCTGCTACCGCTTCGGGCGCGGGGTCGAGGCCGGGCGCGTCTGGGTCAACAACTACCATGCCTATCCCGCCCATGCGGCCTTTGGTGGCTACAAGCAATCGGGGATCGGGCGGGAAAACCACAAGATGATGCTGGATCACTATCAGCAGACCAAGAACATGCTGGTCAGCTACAACCCCAACAAGCTCGGCTTCTTCTGA
- a CDS encoding TRAP transporter small permease, producing MSPSPAETFAKGPETATSPGPGHRRWPRKVLAVVCGLLLLAMMGLTVVDVLGRYIFNSPVIGATELTEILLVSVIFIGLPAVCLDDDHVTVDLVTSQMPGWIQPWRRALLALVSSGIFGVVAWRLWVYGNQIGGYNGVTNSLRIPVAPFAWLCAACAAVAVLVTLYVALRDLRSALRRP from the coding sequence ATGAGCCCGAGCCCGGCAGAAACCTTTGCCAAGGGCCCGGAGACGGCGACGTCTCCGGGCCCCGGCCACCGGCGCTGGCCCCGCAAGGTGCTGGCAGTGGTCTGCGGCCTGCTGCTGCTGGCCATGATGGGCCTGACCGTGGTCGATGTGCTGGGGCGCTACATCTTCAATTCGCCGGTCATCGGGGCCACCGAACTGACAGAGATCCTGCTGGTGTCGGTGATCTTCATCGGCCTGCCGGCGGTCTGCCTGGACGACGATCATGTCACCGTGGACCTGGTTACCAGCCAGATGCCGGGCTGGATCCAGCCCTGGCGGCGCGCCCTGCTGGCGCTGGTTTCATCCGGGATCTTCGGCGTCGTCGCATGGCGGCTTTGGGTCTATGGCAACCAGATCGGCGGCTATAACGGTGTCACCAATTCCCTGCGCATCCCGGTCGCCCCTTTCGCCTGGCTCTGTGCGGCCTGTGCCGCCGTCGCGGTGCTTGTCACGCTTTACGTGGCGCTGCGCGATCTGCGCTCTGCGCTGCGCCGCCCCTGA
- a CDS encoding NAD(P)/FAD-dependent oxidoreductase, with protein MQVAVIGAGVIGVSCALSLRARGADVVIYDNDGPAAGASRRNAGIFATYAVVPEFTPGLLRRVPEMLLNPQGALSLRLGHLPRLLPWGLRALRAARPARVAEVTEALSALLHRVTPDSEVMLSGAAALDLRRKSGALHIFHNTTARSAKDAEWDEMARRGIPFEPLDQAEIAALEPAIAAEYAAGYHLTDVYQAVDPEQIVRRLFAHYLREGGRFEPGHVRSVDTAGTAAGARLRFGDGGERRHDAVVIAAGVHSTALARGLDLRLPLEAERGYNTTLPAPGLVLNRPVCVVDSGYYMSPMNKGLRIGGKVELAGLKAAPRWSRANVMVEHARGVLPGLNPEAGKRWMGLRPSTPDSLPVIGPVPGHPAVMLACGHGHLGLTLAAPTGELVAQLLSGEPTDVDPAPYSATRFTR; from the coding sequence ATGCAGGTAGCAGTAATCGGGGCCGGGGTGATCGGGGTCAGTTGCGCCCTTTCCCTACGCGCACGCGGCGCGGATGTGGTGATCTACGACAACGACGGCCCCGCCGCAGGCGCGTCGCGTCGCAATGCCGGCATCTTTGCCACCTATGCCGTTGTCCCCGAATTCACCCCCGGCCTGCTGCGCCGTGTCCCCGAAATGCTGCTGAACCCGCAGGGGGCCCTGTCGCTGCGCCTGGGGCATCTGCCCCGGTTGCTGCCCTGGGGTCTGCGGGCCCTGCGCGCCGCGCGCCCCGCGCGGGTGGCCGAGGTGACAGAGGCGCTTTCGGCGCTGCTGCACCGCGTGACCCCGGACAGCGAAGTGATGCTGAGCGGCGCGGCCGCTCTGGACCTTCGCCGAAAGAGCGGGGCCTTGCATATCTTTCACAATACCACCGCGCGGTCTGCAAAGGATGCGGAATGGGACGAGATGGCCCGCCGGGGTATACCCTTTGAACCGCTGGATCAGGCGGAGATCGCCGCGTTGGAGCCCGCAATCGCGGCGGAATATGCGGCCGGATATCATCTGACCGACGTTTATCAGGCGGTCGATCCCGAACAGATCGTGCGGCGTCTCTTTGCCCATTACCTGCGCGAAGGCGGTCGGTTCGAACCGGGTCATGTCCGTTCCGTCGACACGGCAGGGACGGCGGCGGGGGCCCGGTTGCGCTTTGGCGATGGTGGTGAGCGGCGGCATGACGCGGTGGTGATCGCCGCCGGAGTACATTCGACAGCGCTGGCTCGTGGTCTCGATCTGCGCCTGCCACTGGAGGCAGAGCGCGGCTATAACACCACCTTGCCGGCGCCGGGTCTGGTGTTGAACCGGCCGGTCTGCGTCGTGGACAGCGGCTATTACATGAGCCCGATGAACAAGGGGCTGCGCATCGGCGGCAAGGTCGAACTGGCCGGGCTGAAGGCCGCGCCGCGCTGGTCGCGAGCCAATGTGATGGTCGAGCATGCCCGCGGCGTCCTGCCGGGGCTGAATCCCGAGGCCGGAAAGCGCTGGATGGGCCTGCGGCCATCGACCCCGGACAGCCTTCCGGTGATCGGCCCGGTGCCGGGTCACCCTGCGGTGATGCTGGCCTGCGGTCATGGCCATCTGGGCCTGACGCTGGCCGCGCCAACGGGCGAACTGGTGGCGCAATTGCTGTCGGGAGAGCCGACAGATGTCGACCCCGCGCCCTATAGCGCAACGCGTTTCACCCGCTAG
- a CDS encoding MarR family winged helix-turn-helix transcriptional regulator: MTDLPQEKSDPAQSDAGGKTGPERDFQKQDWPYYWITRTSARYLLAMEKRLKAAGLDVPRWRVLMTLYEDEHLSVSEISEVCIIKLNTATKIIQRMVADDLVTTRPRARDARVTEVALTPKGDARRHEAHAIAEQVFAASFGDFSVEEQVLLNAMLQRVFTSLEDV; the protein is encoded by the coding sequence ATGACAGATCTTCCGCAAGAGAAGAGCGATCCGGCGCAAAGCGATGCGGGGGGAAAGACGGGACCCGAGCGGGACTTTCAAAAGCAGGATTGGCCCTACTACTGGATCACCCGCACCTCGGCGCGCTATCTGCTGGCGATGGAAAAGCGACTGAAGGCCGCCGGGCTGGACGTGCCGCGCTGGCGCGTGCTGATGACGCTCTACGAAGACGAACATCTGAGCGTTTCCGAGATTTCCGAGGTCTGCATCATCAAGCTGAACACGGCGACGAAGATCATCCAGCGCATGGTGGCCGACGATCTTGTCACCACCCGGCCGCGCGCCCGGGATGCCCGCGTCACCGAGGTTGCCCTGACCCCGAAGGGCGATGCCCGCCGACACGAGGCCCATGCCATTGCAGAGCAGGTCTTTGCCGCCAGCTTCGGGGATTTCTCGGTCGAGGAACAGGTGCTTCTGAACGCCATGCTGCAGCGCGTCTTCACCAGTCTGGAAGATGTCTGA
- a CDS encoding flavin reductase yields the protein MSAPNETEISTFREGMARLGAAITVLTTDGPAGRHGMTASAVCSVTDSPPTLLVCVNRQSRSHDIFVENGVIAVNVLAGRHRDLSGIFAGSKAGEDRFDAAEWRQLATGSPLLTDAPVAFDCRISNSSTVGSHTVFFCEVQAMELAEGQAESLIWFGRDFHQLTVD from the coding sequence ATGAGCGCACCGAACGAAACCGAGATAAGCACCTTTCGTGAAGGCATGGCCCGGCTTGGTGCCGCCATCACGGTGCTGACCACCGACGGCCCGGCCGGTCGCCACGGCATGACGGCCTCGGCGGTCTGCTCGGTGACCGACAGCCCGCCCACCCTGCTGGTCTGCGTGAACCGGCAAAGCCGCAGCCATGACATCTTTGTCGAAAACGGGGTCATCGCTGTCAACGTGCTGGCCGGGCGGCACCGGGACCTGTCGGGCATCTTTGCCGGCAGCAAGGCCGGGGAAGACCGCTTTGACGCCGCCGAATGGCGCCAGCTTGCCACCGGGTCACCATTGCTGACGGATGCGCCCGTGGCCTTCGACTGCCGGATCTCGAACAGCAGCACGGTAGGATCGCACACGGTGTTCTTCTGCGAAGTCCAGGCCATGGAGCTAGCCGAAGGTCAGGCCGAAAGCCTGATCTGGTTCGGCCGCGATTTTCATCAGCTGACGGTGGACTAG
- a CDS encoding PDR/VanB family oxidoreductase translates to MTSNPLTLTITARQDAPGDIMCLTLADPDGAPLPPVTAGAHIDIAIGDQWRQYSLAGDPADRSQWTLGILKDPESRGGSTALHAGARPGQTVTVTGPRNHFALVEADRSCLFGGGIGITPMLAMAHELAARGAAFDLHYCTRSAGRTAFLDLLGAAPFAGHTRLHHDDDATKLTLAALPAPAPGTHIYICGPEGFMDWLIAAAEAMGHAPDHIHREYFSAEVDVTGETFEVEARETGITVTVGAEESIVTALARAGISVDVKCEEGICGTCLTDVLEGLPDHRDHFLTDEEKEDNSEMCLCCSRAKSAKLVLDI, encoded by the coding sequence ATGACGTCAAATCCCCTTACCCTGACCATCACCGCCCGCCAGGACGCGCCCGGCGACATCATGTGCCTGACCCTGGCCGATCCCGACGGCGCGCCGCTGCCTCCGGTGACAGCCGGGGCACATATCGACATCGCGATCGGCGACCAGTGGCGGCAATATTCCCTGGCCGGTGATCCCGCCGACCGCAGCCAATGGACGCTCGGCATCCTCAAGGACCCCGAAAGCCGGGGGGGATCGACCGCGCTGCATGCCGGCGCCCGGCCCGGCCAGACCGTGACCGTGACCGGACCGCGCAATCACTTTGCCCTGGTCGAGGCCGACCGCAGTTGCCTGTTCGGCGGCGGCATCGGCATCACCCCGATGCTGGCCATGGCGCATGAACTGGCGGCCAGGGGCGCGGCCTTCGATCTGCATTACTGTACCCGCAGTGCCGGGCGCACCGCCTTCCTCGACCTGCTCGGGGCCGCGCCCTTTGCCGGGCATACCCGGTTGCACCACGACGACGACGCCACGAAGCTGACGCTTGCGGCCCTGCCCGCCCCGGCCCCCGGCACGCATATCTACATCTGTGGCCCCGAGGGCTTCATGGACTGGCTGATCGCGGCGGCAGAGGCCATGGGCCATGCGCCGGACCATATCCACCGCGAATATTTTTCGGCCGAGGTCGATGTGACGGGCGAGACATTCGAGGTCGAAGCCCGGGAAACCGGCATCACCGTCACCGTCGGTGCCGAAGAATCCATCGTCACGGCCCTTGCGCGCGCCGGCATATCGGTAGACGTCAAATGCGAAGAGGGAATCTGCGGCACCTGCCTGACGGATGTGCTGGAAGGTCTTCCCGACCACCGCGACCATTTCCTGACCGACGAGGAAAAGGAAGATAATTCAGAGATGTGCCTGTGTTGCTCGCGCGCCAAGTCGGCGAAGCTGGTGCTGGACATCTGA
- a CDS encoding GAF domain-containing protein: MRAVGSGSAAARSWLAASWRRSAERHGLDPGGAAEARMLDGTSLALRRERHDRFLQVAAPKLDQLFGLVGDSGCAVLLTDETGIVLDRRCTEGDAATFCDWGLTPGADWSEAAEGTNGIGTCLTEERRVTIHRDEHFLARNIGMSCMDAPIFGADGQLVAALDISSARADQTEGFNRLIAATVDQTARAIEAEFFRVSFPGARIVVADSGDHPGSMLLAVDKDDIVIGATRNARRALGLEPVGRLVPRPAPDILGREEGATGFEKAERAAVMRALTRAGGNVSQAARALGIGRATLYRRMKRLGIGEQG, from the coding sequence ATGCGTGCCGTGGGCTCGGGTTCGGCGGCGGCGCGATCCTGGCTTGCGGCGTCCTGGCGCCGTTCGGCGGAGCGGCACGGGCTTGATCCGGGTGGGGCTGCCGAGGCGCGGATGCTGGATGGCACGTCGCTTGCCCTGCGGCGCGAACGCCATGATCGGTTCCTTCAGGTGGCGGCGCCGAAGCTGGACCAACTGTTCGGTCTGGTCGGGGACTCGGGCTGCGCGGTGCTGCTGACTGACGAAACGGGCATCGTGCTGGACCGGCGCTGTACCGAAGGGGACGCGGCGACCTTTTGCGACTGGGGCCTGACGCCCGGCGCGGATTGGAGCGAAGCGGCCGAGGGCACCAACGGCATCGGCACCTGCCTGACCGAGGAGCGTCGGGTCACCATCCACCGCGACGAACATTTCCTGGCCCGCAACATCGGGATGAGCTGCATGGACGCGCCGATCTTCGGGGCCGACGGACAGCTTGTCGCGGCGCTGGATATTTCCTCGGCCCGTGCGGATCAGACAGAAGGCTTCAACCGTCTGATCGCGGCGACGGTCGATCAGACGGCCCGTGCCATAGAGGCCGAGTTCTTTCGTGTCTCCTTCCCCGGTGCGCGGATCGTGGTGGCCGACAGTGGCGATCATCCGGGCTCCATGCTGCTGGCGGTGGACAAGGACGACATCGTGATCGGTGCCACCCGCAATGCCCGCCGCGCGCTTGGGCTTGAACCGGTGGGGCGGTTGGTGCCGCGCCCGGCGCCGGATATCCTTGGCCGGGAAGAAGGCGCCACGGGCTTTGAAAAGGCCGAACGCGCCGCCGTCATGCGCGCGCTGACCCGTGCGGGGGGCAATGTATCGCAGGCGGCGCGGGCGCTCGGCATCGGGCGGGCGACCCTGTACCGGCGGATGAAGCGGCTTGGGATCGGCGAACAAGGTTAG
- a CDS encoding TRAP transporter large permease encodes MSFLASWPTGMVSLLVLLLLGMPISVALTLIGLGGTVAIIGWTPALSLLGTTFFDQGRSYSLSVLPLFLLMGNFVVQSGIARDLYDAAHAWLRHRKGGLALATVIACGGFSSVCGSSMATAATMTRISLPSMRRFGYPDELSTASIAAGGTLGILIPPSVILVFYGIMTQQDIGKLFLAGIVPGLLGVLGYAAAVVISVKFRGLELATEPKLPLADRLRALKGTAGAIVLFVFVMGGIYLGIFTPTESAGMGAAGALLLTVLSGKFSVSTAFATLFDAAKTTAMMFFILFGALTFTNYVNLSGMTRDIQTFVTSFGDGPMTVILTILVVYLVLGCVLEGLSMIMLTVPIFYPVVSALGFDLIWFGIFVVVITEISYITPPVGMNAFVLRSVVKDVELGTIFRGLLPFVAMDILRVALLIAVPGLVLFLPNSM; translated from the coding sequence ATGTCCTTTCTAGCCTCCTGGCCCACCGGTATGGTGAGCCTTCTTGTCCTGCTGCTGCTCGGCATGCCGATTTCCGTTGCGCTGACCCTGATCGGGCTGGGCGGTACCGTGGCCATCATCGGCTGGACGCCGGCCCTGTCGCTGCTTGGCACGACCTTCTTCGATCAGGGGCGCAGCTATTCGCTGTCTGTGCTGCCACTGTTCCTGCTGATGGGCAATTTCGTCGTCCAGTCCGGGATCGCGCGCGATCTTTATGACGCCGCCCATGCCTGGCTGCGCCACCGCAAGGGCGGGCTGGCCCTGGCCACGGTCATCGCCTGCGGCGGCTTTTCGTCGGTCTGCGGCTCATCGATGGCGACGGCGGCCACGATGACGCGGATCTCGCTGCCCTCGATGCGGCGTTTCGGCTATCCCGACGAGCTTTCCACCGCCTCGATCGCCGCCGGGGGCACCCTCGGCATCCTGATCCCGCCTTCGGTGATCCTGGTCTTCTACGGCATCATGACCCAGCAGGACATCGGCAAGCTGTTCCTGGCCGGGATCGTGCCGGGCCTTCTGGGCGTGCTCGGCTATGCCGCCGCCGTGGTGATTTCCGTCAAGTTCCGCGGGCTGGAACTTGCGACCGAACCCAAGCTGCCGCTGGCCGACCGGCTGCGCGCCCTGAAGGGCACGGCCGGCGCCATCGTGCTGTTCGTCTTCGTCATGGGCGGTATCTACCTTGGCATCTTCACACCGACCGAAAGCGCCGGCATGGGCGCGGCCGGTGCGCTGCTGCTGACGGTGCTGTCGGGCAAGTTCTCGGTCTCGACCGCCTTCGCGACACTGTTCGACGCGGCCAAGACCACGGCAATGATGTTCTTCATCCTGTTCGGCGCGCTGACCTTTACCAACTACGTCAACCTTTCGGGCATGACGCGGGACATCCAGACCTTCGTCACCAGCTTCGGAGACGGGCCGATGACCGTGATCCTGACCATCCTCGTGGTCTATCTGGTGCTGGGCTGCGTGCTGGAAGGGCTGTCGATGATCATGCTGACCGTGCCGATCTTCTACCCGGTGGTCTCGGCGCTAGGTTTCGACCTGATCTGGTTCGGCATCTTCGTGGTGGTGATTACCGAGATTTCCTACATCACCCCGCCGGTGGGCATGAACGCCTTCGTGCTGCGCTCGGTGGTCAAGGATGTGGAACTTGGCACGATCTTCCGCGGCTTGCTGCCCTTCGTGGCGATGGACATCCTGCGCGTGGCCCTGCTGATCGCGGTGCCGGGGCTGGTGCTGTTCCTGCCCAATTCGATGTAG
- a CDS encoding TRAP transporter substrate-binding protein produces MLFKKLAMTATAALALTAPAMAQTTLTVANWLPPTHPLVSEVIVPMTEQIEAATGGSVTTNILPAPLGPPPAHFDFAVNGVADITFGVQGYSPGRFKTTNLAELPFLGDSAEAVSVAYWRTWEEMLKPAGEYDEVKVLAVFTHGPGEIFIKDGDVTATDVLDGKKMRVGGGIIQEITTALGAVPVEGPSSKAYELLSQGVADGIFFPYESVSFFGLIPQLSQGISVPGGLYNTSFYIVMNKAKWESLTPEEQTQIDSVTGEALARMAGQMWDRADAAGIEAMKDKITVTSATQEQADAWTAALEPIVEAKMAEVGETGVDAAAALTMMRAEIAKVAAE; encoded by the coding sequence ATGCTCTTCAAGAAGCTTGCAATGACCGCGACGGCCGCCCTGGCCCTGACCGCGCCGGCGATGGCCCAGACCACGCTGACCGTGGCGAACTGGTTGCCGCCGACCCATCCGCTGGTCTCGGAAGTCATCGTGCCGATGACCGAACAGATCGAAGCGGCCACCGGCGGCAGCGTCACCACCAATATCCTGCCTGCCCCGCTTGGCCCGCCGCCGGCGCATTTCGACTTTGCCGTCAATGGCGTGGCCGATATCACCTTTGGTGTGCAGGGCTATTCGCCGGGCCGGTTCAAGACCACCAACCTGGCCGAGCTGCCCTTCCTCGGGGATAGTGCCGAGGCCGTCTCGGTCGCCTACTGGCGCACCTGGGAAGAGATGCTGAAACCGGCCGGCGAATATGACGAGGTCAAGGTGCTGGCGGTCTTCACCCATGGCCCGGGCGAGATCTTCATCAAGGACGGTGACGTGACCGCGACCGATGTGCTGGACGGCAAGAAGATGCGCGTCGGCGGTGGTATCATTCAGGAAATCACCACGGCCCTTGGCGCCGTGCCGGTCGAAGGCCCCTCCTCCAAGGCCTATGAACTGCTGAGTCAGGGTGTCGCGGACGGGATCTTCTTTCCCTATGAATCCGTCAGCTTCTTCGGTCTGATCCCGCAACTTTCCCAAGGCATCTCGGTGCCCGGCGGGCTGTATAACACCTCGTTCTACATCGTCATGAACAAGGCCAAGTGGGAAAGCCTGACGCCCGAGGAACAGACCCAGATCGACAGCGTGACAGGCGAGGCCCTGGCCCGCATGGCCGGGCAGATGTGGGACCGCGCCGATGCCGCAGGGATCGAAGCCATGAAGGACAAGATCACCGTGACCTCGGCCACCCAAGAACAGGCCGACGCCTGGACCGCGGCGCTGGAACCCATCGTCGAGGCCAAGATGGCCGAGGTCGGTGAAACCGGTGTCGATGCGGCGGCGGCCTTGACCATGATGCGTGCCGAAATCGCAAAGGTCGCGGCTGAATGA
- a CDS encoding SDR family NAD(P)-dependent oxidoreductase, with product METQTAVVTGAASGIGATITRALHGAGFRVIITDVDEAGCYALAEELDLASELALTATLDVARPEDFQKVLDRTVDRWGSVEVLVNNAAVTRAQPVLDITPEDFNAVMAVNAGGTFAGSQIFARHFKDRGYGRIVNMASLAGQNGGTATGAHYAASKGAIMTLTKVFARDLAPFGITCNCISPGPMDSPMVHDIVGPDRMEGFLKNIPTGSLGDPAFVASLVTLLASPAASFVTGACWDVNGGLFMR from the coding sequence ATGGAGACCCAGACCGCCGTTGTCACCGGTGCCGCCAGCGGCATCGGTGCGACCATTACCCGCGCGCTGCACGGGGCGGGCTTTCGCGTCATCATTACCGATGTGGACGAGGCCGGCTGCTATGCCCTGGCCGAGGAACTGGATCTTGCCTCCGAACTGGCGCTGACGGCCACGCTGGACGTGGCAAGGCCCGAGGATTTCCAGAAAGTGCTGGATCGCACGGTGGATCGCTGGGGCTCGGTCGAGGTGCTGGTGAACAATGCCGCCGTGACCCGCGCCCAGCCGGTGCTGGACATCACGCCCGAGGATTTCAATGCCGTCATGGCGGTGAATGCCGGGGGTACCTTTGCCGGGTCGCAGATCTTTGCCCGCCACTTCAAGGACCGCGGCTATGGCCGCATCGTCAACATGGCCAGCCTTGCGGGTCAGAACGGCGGCACCGCGACAGGCGCCCATTACGCGGCCTCAAAGGGGGCGATCATGACCCTGACCAAGGTCTTTGCCCGCGATCTTGCGCCCTTCGGGATCACCTGCAACTGCATCTCTCCGGGGCCGATGGACAGCCCCATGGTGCATGACATCGTCGGCCCCGACCGGATGGAGGGGTTCCTGAAGAACATCCCCACCGGGTCGCTTGGCGATCCGGCCTTCGTGGCCAGCCTCGTCACCCTTCTTGCCTCTCCTGCTGCAAGTTTCGTCACCGGCGCCTGCTGGGACGTGAACGGCGGCCTGTTCATGCGCTGA
- a CDS encoding phage holin family protein, with amino-acid sequence MFGSLKYSLARIVRKAGYSAGAIVMMLIGLGFLTGAAWLYLVEIRSPLFAALVIGGAYFGIGLVLAALANVDRPVPMAHRASHEPPAAGSSAGLIAALLQGIGAGIAAGGARKAPPPPPPAPPAPPPAPYPDNQRPPRF; translated from the coding sequence ATGTTCGGATCGCTGAAATATTCCCTGGCCCGGATAGTGCGCAAGGCGGGCTATTCCGCCGGGGCCATCGTGATGATGCTGATCGGCCTCGGTTTCCTTACCGGGGCCGCATGGCTGTACCTGGTCGAGATCCGAAGCCCGCTGTTTGCCGCCCTGGTGATCGGCGGGGCCTATTTCGGCATTGGTTTGGTGCTGGCAGCCCTGGCAAATGTCGACCGACCGGTCCCGATGGCGCACAGGGCATCGCACGAACCTCCGGCGGCCGGATCCTCTGCCGGGCTGATCGCGGCCTTGCTGCAGGGCATCGGGGCCGGGATCGCCGCGGGTGGCGCCCGCAAGGCGCCGCCTCCGCCACCCCCGGCGCCGCCTGCACCCCCACCGGCGCCTTATCCCGACAACCAGCGCCCGCCCCGGTTCTGA